A genomic window from Ignavibacteria bacterium includes:
- a CDS encoding sodium:solute symporter, whose amino-acid sequence MNFSYLDLIIVVVYLGGVTAYGIIKGGKQKSARDYFVSEKAIPWWAVCFAIVATETSALTFISVPGVAYVGNLNFLQIAIGYILGRIVVSWFMLPKYYEGELLTAYAYLGKRFGAKTKNTASTVFMVTRVFADGVRLYATAIPLALLLKGWNVFPTAPDWQIYTYSIIIIAVITLAYTYLGGVRAVIWTDVIQMFIYIGGGILAVYVLSGKMTMGFGEAISQLGAQGKLNFFDFSFDFTKPYTILASVIGGGFLSMASHGTDQLIVQRLLTTDSLKSSQKALITSGFIVFLQFALFLFVGSLLFVFFNGETMKSDEVFPKFIINYMPSGISGIIIAGLLAAAMSTLSGSISALSSTLVEDIYKPYFGKGKTDVQLLRVSKVIALLWCGVLILSAFLFMNSSQAVVVLGLSIASFTYGGLLGTFLLGVFFKRISQVPAIFGFLCGITGMIFIIYFTKIAWTWYTLIGVAITIIMANIFSAFTSRRDAGKSVS is encoded by the coding sequence ATGAACTTTTCATATCTTGACCTGATAATTGTAGTAGTTTACCTTGGCGGAGTAACCGCATATGGTATTATCAAAGGCGGCAAGCAGAAATCAGCCCGTGATTACTTTGTTAGCGAAAAAGCCATCCCCTGGTGGGCCGTATGTTTTGCAATTGTTGCCACTGAAACCAGCGCGCTCACTTTTATTAGCGTGCCGGGAGTTGCATATGTTGGCAATCTGAATTTTCTGCAAATAGCCATTGGATACATACTTGGCAGAATAGTAGTGAGCTGGTTTATGCTTCCGAAATATTACGAAGGCGAGCTATTGACAGCCTACGCATACCTTGGCAAAAGATTTGGCGCTAAAACAAAGAATACTGCCTCCACTGTATTCATGGTTACTCGTGTGTTTGCTGATGGCGTCAGGCTGTACGCAACGGCCATTCCGCTTGCGCTGCTGCTAAAGGGATGGAATGTATTCCCAACTGCGCCGGATTGGCAGATATACACTTATTCAATAATAATAATTGCAGTAATTACCCTGGCATACACTTATTTAGGCGGCGTTAGAGCTGTTATATGGACTGATGTAATTCAAATGTTCATTTATATAGGCGGAGGGATACTTGCTGTTTATGTGCTGAGCGGTAAAATGACCATGGGTTTCGGCGAAGCAATTTCTCAGCTTGGCGCGCAGGGCAAGCTTAACTTTTTTGATTTTTCATTTGATTTTACAAAACCTTATACTATTCTTGCAAGTGTTATTGGAGGCGGATTCCTTTCGATGGCTTCTCATGGAACCGATCAGCTTATAGTGCAGAGGCTTTTAACAACTGATTCTCTTAAATCTTCCCAAAAGGCTTTGATAACCAGCGGTTTTATTGTGTTCCTGCAGTTTGCGCTTTTCTTGTTTGTGGGTTCGTTATTGTTCGTATTCTTCAATGGGGAAACAATGAAGTCCGATGAAGTTTTTCCGAAATTCATTATTAATTATATGCCAAGCGGCATATCGGGTATTATTATAGCCGGACTTCTTGCAGCGGCGATGTCAACGCTATCGGGTTCAATTTCTGCGCTCTCATCAACTCTGGTTGAAGATATTTACAAACCGTATTTCGGCAAAGGTAAAACTGATGTTCAGCTCTTGAGAGTTTCAAAGGTAATTGCATTATTATGGTGCGGGGTTCTGATACTTTCTGCTTTCCTGTTTATGAATTCCTCGCAGGCCGTTGTAGTGCTGGGATTATCCATAGCGTCATTTACATACGGTGGGTTACTGGGTACCTTTCTGCTTGGGGTATTTTTCAAGCGCATCAGTCAGGTGCCCGCTATATTCGGATTTTTATGCGGTATAACCGGAATGATATTCATAATCTACTTCACAAAGATCGCATGGACCTGGTACACGTTGATAGGAGTTGCAATTACAATTATTATGGCGAATATATTTTCTGCGTTTACTTCCAGAAGGGATGCAGGAAAAAGTGTTTCATAA
- a CDS encoding T9SS type A sorting domain-containing protein codes for MKIKNYKNAESGNRNPIVSKISYSAFVMLVFFSTFAYAQPSEIWSSMYSNPNGTGYDYCDKSIVDAEGNTYIAASTRTANTNDDIMLVKYNAAGTRLWTKIYNYSYNGIEQPNDICFDGSGNIYITGTSTRGPGGVYDCIVLKYDQNGNIIWVRRINRTNFADRKCEGVSLVARDGLYIGMSFDYNGASECGIAKYSFTGDSISYTSLGALANYTYRMIKIVKDNSLNIYSVCVGNINPNEENDFIVRKINTNGNITIEWSKTFTGASHMDDAANDIAVGPDGNVFVTGFTGVANQGANVLLLKLGRDDGSTIFQKTYNNAISNQDDGATHIGFDINSNIILGGYTYSSQQAPSSMLLIKYSPAGTQLWVNKHDFAGNRADWLKDMKMDNADNIYLVADLTDYQAQQTSLVTAKFSSAGVMDWFIERTGSNTSQSFRSIHILPDGTLITAGNTETAGVRKSLLIKYGSTIGIEPVSNEIPEKFSLSQNYPNPFNPATNIKMQIPKEGFVKLRVFDVTGKEVALLVNENLNAGEYKVDFNASGLTSGVYFYRIEAAGFTDVKKMILVK; via the coding sequence ATGAAAATTAAAAACTACAAAAATGCGGAATCCGGAAACAGGAACCCAATAGTATCAAAGATCAGTTACAGCGCTTTTGTAATGTTAGTTTTTTTCAGTACGTTTGCTTACGCGCAGCCTTCAGAAATATGGTCGAGTATGTACAGTAACCCCAATGGTACCGGCTATGATTATTGTGATAAATCTATTGTTGATGCGGAGGGCAATACATACATAGCGGCAAGCACAAGAACTGCAAATACAAACGATGATATAATGCTGGTGAAGTATAATGCGGCCGGTACCAGATTATGGACTAAAATTTACAACTACAGTTATAATGGAATAGAACAACCAAATGATATTTGTTTTGATGGCAGCGGAAATATTTATATTACCGGAACAAGTACCAGAGGACCGGGCGGAGTGTATGACTGTATAGTGCTAAAATATGACCAGAACGGAAATATTATCTGGGTAAGAAGAATTAACAGGACTAATTTTGCAGACAGGAAGTGTGAAGGTGTATCGTTAGTAGCAAGGGATGGTTTGTATATAGGGATGAGTTTTGATTATAACGGCGCTTCAGAGTGCGGAATTGCTAAATATTCTTTTACAGGTGATTCAATTTCATACACATCTTTAGGCGCGCTGGCAAACTATACATACAGAATGATAAAAATAGTGAAGGATAATTCTCTGAATATTTATTCTGTTTGTGTTGGCAATATAAACCCAAACGAAGAAAATGATTTTATAGTGAGAAAGATAAATACCAATGGGAATATTACAATAGAATGGAGCAAAACATTTACCGGAGCCTCTCATATGGATGATGCAGCAAATGATATTGCTGTTGGACCGGATGGAAATGTTTTTGTAACGGGTTTCACCGGAGTTGCAAACCAGGGAGCAAATGTTTTGCTTCTGAAGCTCGGAAGGGATGATGGTTCAACTATATTTCAGAAAACATATAATAATGCCATTTCAAATCAGGATGATGGAGCTACGCACATTGGTTTTGATATAAATTCAAACATTATTCTTGGAGGATATACTTATTCGTCACAGCAGGCTCCTTCAAGTATGCTTTTGATAAAATATTCCCCGGCAGGCACACAATTATGGGTTAATAAACATGATTTTGCGGGCAATAGAGCAGACTGGCTCAAAGACATGAAAATGGATAATGCTGATAATATTTATTTAGTAGCAGATCTCACTGATTATCAGGCTCAGCAAACAAGCCTGGTTACTGCAAAATTCAGCTCTGCAGGCGTAATGGATTGGTTCATTGAAAGGACAGGATCAAATACCAGCCAGAGTTTCAGATCGATACATATTTTACCCGATGGTACTTTAATAACAGCAGGCAATACAGAAACCGCAGGTGTAAGAAAATCATTACTTATTAAATACGGTTCAACTATAGGGATCGAGCCGGTTTCAAATGAAATTCCGGAGAAGTTTTCTTTAAGCCAGAATTATCCCAATCCGTTTAATCCAGCCACAAACATAAAGATGCAGATACCTAAGGAAGGATTTGTAAAACTCAGAGTATTTGATGTAACGGGCAAAGAAGTTGCACTGCTTGTGAACGAAAATCTAAATGCCGGTGAGTATAAAGTAGATTTCAATGCTTCTGGATTAACAAGCGGGGTGTATTTTTACCGCATTGAAGCAGCCGGTTTTACCGATGTTAAAAAAATGATATTAGTAAAGTAG
- a CDS encoding T9SS type A sorting domain-containing protein, with product MKIKTIIIAALIFSSSIFSQWTQNDLPGQYGNSNDVCNVSETIIYSAGHDIHKSTNGGLNWVKQTNLAYEKQRSEIDFINATTGWSPGQDGSVLKTTNGGENWIESFAGFENLSGVDFLNANTGFLTTVTGKVLKTVNGGDNWVLLEPSFFSYLKSVMFINDQTGWISGSMNTQGKVAKTTNGGQNWTVQLDNVFNAVNQVYFRNSQTGFASCYKKIYRTINGGANWDSVTVNTEVRDINCIVFVTPLVGFAAASVYSNSGGVLKTFDGGLNWYLQWANSPNSCNSIDFYGSDIGWASLNSGILLTDNGGGNVIGIEQISNSMPDKFSLSQNYPNPFNPTTNIKLQIPESGNVKLTVFDITGKEVALLVNENLSAGEYKIDFNGTALTSGVYFYRLETVDFTDVKKMILVK from the coding sequence ATGAAGATTAAAACAATAATTATTGCAGCTTTGATCTTTTCATCAAGCATATTCTCTCAGTGGACTCAAAATGACCTTCCCGGCCAGTATGGCAATTCTAATGATGTATGTAATGTTTCAGAAACAATAATCTATTCAGCCGGGCATGATATACACAAATCAACCAACGGCGGTTTAAACTGGGTGAAACAGACAAACCTTGCTTATGAAAAACAAAGGAGTGAAATAGATTTTATCAATGCAACAACAGGCTGGTCACCGGGGCAGGATGGCAGCGTGCTTAAAACTACCAACGGGGGCGAAAACTGGATAGAATCATTCGCGGGATTTGAAAATCTTTCAGGAGTTGATTTCCTTAACGCCAATACAGGCTTCTTAACGACTGTTACAGGTAAAGTGTTAAAAACCGTTAACGGCGGAGATAACTGGGTGCTTCTTGAACCGTCATTTTTCTCATATTTAAAATCAGTGATGTTTATAAATGATCAGACAGGATGGATATCCGGTTCAATGAATACCCAGGGCAAAGTTGCTAAAACTACAAATGGCGGCCAAAACTGGACAGTTCAGCTTGATAATGTATTTAACGCGGTTAATCAGGTATATTTCAGGAACTCACAGACCGGATTTGCTTCATGTTATAAGAAAATTTACCGCACAATAAACGGCGGAGCCAACTGGGATTCAGTAACCGTAAACACTGAAGTGAGGGATATAAATTGTATTGTGTTTGTAACTCCGCTGGTTGGATTTGCAGCCGCATCGGTTTACAGCAATTCGGGGGGTGTTTTAAAAACATTCGATGGCGGACTTAACTGGTACCTGCAATGGGCTAACTCTCCAAACTCATGCAACAGCATTGATTTTTACGGATCAGATATTGGATGGGCAAGCCTGAATTCAGGTATTCTGTTAACTGATAACGGCGGAGGAAATGTTATAGGTATTGAGCAGATATCAAACAGTATGCCCGATAAGTTTTCACTTAGTCAGAATTATCCGAATCCGTTTAATCCCACAACCAACATTAAGCTGCAGATCCCCGAATCAGGAAATGTAAAGCTTACTGTTTTTGATATCACGGGGAAGGAAGTTGCCTTACTTGTAAACGAAAATTTGAGCGCAGGTGAATACAAGATAGATTTCAATGGAACAGCTTTAACCAGCGGTGTATATTTTTACCGGTTGGAAACAGTTGACTTTACAGATGTTAAAAAAATGATCTTAGTAAAATAA
- a CDS encoding beta-lactamase family protein codes for MKLVKANRLIYLTLLILAGFLTSCGEEGINNIQSNDQVFSMDKFEKNLRASLDGQTVGYVYAINLNGQLNRSGDSGFARTTIDGQILQSASKRMNIASITKTITAVAVLQLLERRGLTIDSLIAPWLPADWNLGTGVSSLTFKSLLTHRTGFNTANSNFNATLSFNALRDSVATGCINPQSHLYMNMNYALFRVIIPALWKGLPGAPGITEINASSASFFYRLYIQQEIFDKLGVLNADCVSPSAEQPTLFYTNAANTPGVDFGDWTMICGGGGYYLSAIDLANFLANIRYNNDILSEVNRNIMRDNYIGWSENGTLNGEHGEYFNHGGSINSTGPAGGNQGNMRGLIVQFPNNVDLAVMTNSEIGADLSIRTVVLNAYDNAWE; via the coding sequence ATGAAACTAGTAAAAGCAAACAGATTAATATATTTAACGCTGCTGATCTTAGCCGGTTTTTTAACTTCTTGCGGTGAAGAAGGTATAAACAATATTCAGTCAAATGATCAGGTTTTTAGTATGGATAAATTCGAGAAGAACCTCAGGGCCTCGCTTGACGGTCAAACTGTAGGTTATGTTTATGCAATTAACTTAAACGGACAGTTAAACCGCTCGGGAGATTCAGGTTTTGCAAGAACCACCATAGACGGCCAGATACTGCAGTCAGCATCAAAAAGAATGAACATTGCTTCAATTACAAAAACCATCACAGCAGTTGCAGTGCTGCAGCTGCTTGAAAGACGCGGTCTGACAATTGATTCGCTCATTGCTCCATGGCTGCCCGCTGACTGGAATTTGGGAACTGGGGTAAGCAGCCTTACATTCAAAAGCCTGCTTACGCACCGCACCGGTTTCAATACTGCGAACTCAAATTTCAACGCTACTCTTTCTTTTAATGCGTTAAGGGATTCAGTAGCTACCGGCTGTATTAATCCGCAATCACATTTATATATGAACATGAACTATGCGCTGTTCAGAGTGATAATTCCCGCATTATGGAAAGGGTTACCGGGCGCGCCGGGAATAACAGAAATAAACGCTTCATCTGCCAGCTTCTTTTACAGGCTTTACATACAGCAGGAAATCTTTGATAAGCTTGGGGTTCTGAATGCGGATTGTGTAAGTCCTTCAGCAGAGCAGCCAACTTTATTTTACACAAATGCCGCCAATACACCGGGTGTAGATTTCGGTGACTGGACGATGATATGCGGCGGCGGCGGTTATTATCTTTCCGCAATTGATCTTGCAAACTTCCTGGCAAATATAAGGTATAATAACGATATACTTTCTGAGGTGAACCGCAATATTATGAGGGATAATTACATTGGCTGGTCAGAAAACGGAACACTCAACGGTGAACACGGCGAGTATTTTAATCACGGCGGTTCAATTAACAGCACGGGACCTGCTGGCGGAAACCAGGGGAATATGCGGGGATTAATAGTGC